The Clostridiaceae bacterium HFYG-1003 genome includes a window with the following:
- a CDS encoding Eco57I restriction-modification methylase domain-containing protein — translation MHSPDEFQLDIVRLRELFDKAPFSDYEAQKQVILEKWRPRGRGASKREPSLSGLYASRVREKVNSSVYTPPELARLLFERTPWQATDSILDCSGGTGDLAAPFVQAGASVQLMDRDVTALAIAEMEHPGVRVCTGDFLEAAGRYDVIIGNPPYEGHKGMSPAEKERVKSLFPHVMGDKADLHFAFFAKAWELLPEGGILSLLVSRYWLEADSGQDLRRFVLNHFRILYLHDWYGSRPFGAGVDPILIVLAKGQAAVPYDIPVWREDVGEFVISSDALSSDSMKLLTRQERIMRRILEQECAMTLGQAGEFYQGIITGFDKAFVLTPKEAAAWRIEDELLVDWIKSTDLRGIRRINRLIYADAAAGDCPNFMRYIEQHRDRLSGRREVKKRMIRFYQLQWGRARALFESRRVLFPYKGAGSLFVPAQNVFHSADIYSYRTEIDLEWLCRLLNSPLYDAYIKTELKKLGGELYEYYPHRLKRICIPDPVNVPDPDQFIAHIQQRLTQELGPESDKS, via the coding sequence ATGCATAGTCCGGACGAATTTCAACTGGATATCGTCAGATTAAGGGAGCTCTTTGATAAGGCTCCCTTCTCTGACTATGAGGCGCAAAAACAGGTCATCCTGGAGAAATGGCGGCCCAGAGGCCGTGGCGCATCGAAACGTGAGCCCTCCCTGTCGGGACTGTACGCCAGCCGCGTCCGGGAAAAAGTCAACAGCTCGGTCTATACACCGCCGGAACTGGCTCGACTCCTGTTTGAACGCACTCCCTGGCAGGCGACGGATTCAATCCTGGACTGTTCCGGAGGGACCGGTGATCTGGCCGCTCCTTTCGTTCAGGCAGGTGCCAGCGTGCAGCTGATGGACCGCGATGTCACCGCGCTGGCCATTGCCGAGATGGAACACCCCGGGGTGAGGGTCTGTACCGGTGATTTTCTGGAGGCCGCCGGACGGTATGATGTGATCATCGGCAACCCGCCCTATGAAGGTCACAAGGGCATGAGTCCGGCGGAGAAGGAACGGGTCAAATCGCTTTTTCCGCACGTTATGGGAGACAAGGCTGATCTCCATTTTGCTTTTTTTGCCAAGGCCTGGGAGCTTCTGCCCGAAGGCGGCATTCTGTCCCTTCTGGTCTCGCGCTACTGGCTGGAAGCGGATTCAGGCCAGGACCTGCGCCGGTTTGTGCTGAACCATTTCCGGATTCTGTATCTGCATGACTGGTACGGCAGCCGTCCCTTCGGGGCCGGGGTGGATCCGATTCTGATCGTCCTGGCAAAAGGACAGGCAGCAGTCCCTTATGACATCCCCGTGTGGCGGGAAGATGTCGGAGAATTCGTCATTTCTTCCGACGCGCTGAGTTCTGATTCCATGAAGCTGCTGACGCGGCAGGAACGGATCATGCGGCGCATTCTGGAGCAGGAATGTGCCATGACCCTGGGCCAGGCGGGTGAATTCTACCAGGGGATCATCACCGGTTTTGACAAGGCCTTTGTGCTGACCCCGAAGGAAGCTGCCGCTTGGCGCATCGAGGACGAACTGCTGGTGGACTGGATCAAGTCCACGGACCTGAGGGGCATCCGTCGGATCAACCGACTGATCTATGCTGATGCGGCCGCTGGAGACTGTCCGAATTTCATGAGGTACATTGAGCAGCACCGGGACCGGTTGTCCGGGCGCCGTGAAGTGAAAAAAAGGATGATCCGCTTTTATCAGCTGCAGTGGGGCAGAGCTCGCGCCTTGTTTGAATCCCGCCGCGTCCTGTTTCCCTACAAGGGAGCCGGGAGTCTGTTCGTGCCCGCACAGAACGTGTTTCACTCGGCGGATATCTACTCCTATCGGACGGAGATCGATCTGGAGTGGCTGTGCCGGCTTCTGAACAGTCCACTCTATGACGCCTATATCAAAACTGAACTGAAAAAGCTGGGCGGGGAGCTCTACGAATATTATCCGCACCGGCTGAAACGGATCTGTATTCCCGATCCGGTCAATGTGCCCGATCCCGATCAGTTCATCGCCCACATTCAGCAGCGGCTGACCCAGGAGCTGGGACCTGAATCTGATAAATCATAA
- a CDS encoding DUF1801 domain-containing protein: protein MQPKETYSQDVNAYLAAMPPAVRDRLEAIRAQIHELVPEVTEKIAYGIPTFQWRGKNMCHIGGSRQHIGFYPGPQVILDHAQALSAYKTSKGAIQFPHENPIPPELIRTLTLSAREQLEKILK from the coding sequence ATGCAGCCAAAGGAAACATACAGTCAGGACGTCAACGCATATCTGGCAGCGATGCCTCCAGCGGTCCGGGACCGCCTGGAAGCGATCCGAGCCCAGATTCATGAGCTGGTGCCGGAGGTAACCGAAAAAATTGCCTATGGCATTCCCACCTTTCAATGGCGCGGCAAGAATATGTGCCATATCGGAGGATCCAGACAGCACATCGGATTCTATCCCGGACCCCAGGTCATTCTGGATCACGCGCAGGCCCTCTCAGCCTATAAAACCAGCAAAGGCGCGATTCAGTTTCCGCATGAGAATCCGATTCCGCCGGAGCTGATCCGGACCCTGACGCTCAGCGCCAGGGAGCAGCTGGAGAAAATACTGAAATGA
- a CDS encoding flavodoxin family protein, whose amino-acid sequence MKTLIFNGSPRKQGDTRFMIDYLSERLSGEVHVIDAYTCGVKSCVDCRYCWTHPHCVFPDFQELDDRIRSCDNIILASPIYFSEVTGELLRVLSKVQVYWSARFLRQETLFPNPKKGALLLAYAGHCNLIYPEHSCHILLKNMGVQSIWPTVTASDTDRVPAREDQGTHRALDELALFLNGFVEPPVRP is encoded by the coding sequence ATGAAAACCCTGATATTCAACGGTTCTCCCCGTAAGCAGGGAGACACCCGGTTTATGATTGATTATCTGAGTGAGCGCCTCAGCGGTGAAGTCCATGTCATTGACGCCTATACCTGCGGCGTGAAAAGTTGTGTGGACTGCCGCTACTGCTGGACCCATCCGCACTGCGTGTTTCCGGATTTTCAGGAGCTGGATGACCGGATCCGCTCCTGTGATAATATCATCCTGGCCTCGCCGATCTATTTCAGTGAAGTGACCGGAGAGCTCCTGCGGGTTCTGTCCAAGGTTCAGGTCTACTGGAGCGCCCGCTTTCTCCGGCAGGAGACACTGTTTCCCAACCCGAAAAAAGGCGCGCTTCTGTTAGCTTATGCCGGCCACTGCAACCTGATTTATCCTGAACACAGCTGCCACATTCTGCTGAAGAATATGGGCGTACAATCCATCTGGCCCACGGTGACCGCCAGTGATACCGATCGGGTACCGGCCCGGGAGGATCAAGGCACACACCGCGCTCTGGATGAGCTGGCGCTGTTTCTCAACGGCTTCGTCGAACCGCCGGTCAGACCCTGA
- a CDS encoding ISAs1 family transposase: MSKICRPILEYREVIKATGITIDEYTPPQKIMKRFIRLFREIEDVRIQAMTDYPLEEILVIAFLAVLGNASSWNEIERFGNAKHKWLKKFLKLNNGIPSHDTFRRVFSLIASEQLEKATVLFLMENMAVLRKSLGIKSSVRQLCIDGKEERGTGRKAGTDQEIRNLQTLHIYDASNGVCIVSHQIDSKTNEIPAAQEALKMLQLKNAIVTFDALHTQTKTIGIIMERGGNYVGALKGNQGKLALAAAESFTEKNKVRIRKAGKNYYETTEKSHSQIETRQFYMTKAIDLDKEWQGLRNFICYEKRIFSTITGKESTEIRYYITSLNDVELGGDAIRGHWSVENQLHWHLDYTFHEDDNTTVDRQAFTNLSILNKMALSLFKLVQPLMKKNSSIRLIRKDFSWGFEDNLAKLLNSFDENVLKNALENANLNKK; encoded by the coding sequence ATGAGCAAGATTTGCAGACCCATCCTGGAATACCGGGAAGTCATCAAAGCCACCGGCATAACCATTGACGAGTACACCCCTCCCCAAAAGATCATGAAGCGTTTTATTCGCCTGTTCCGGGAGATCGAAGATGTCAGGATCCAGGCGATGACCGACTACCCGCTCGAGGAGATCCTGGTGATCGCCTTTCTGGCGGTGCTTGGCAATGCCTCGAGTTGGAATGAGATCGAGCGGTTTGGCAATGCCAAGCACAAGTGGCTGAAAAAATTCCTGAAGCTGAACAATGGGATTCCTTCTCATGACACGTTTCGCCGGGTCTTCTCACTGATTGCCTCGGAGCAGCTGGAAAAGGCTACTGTACTGTTTCTAATGGAGAATATGGCTGTCCTCAGGAAGTCTTTGGGCATCAAATCATCGGTACGTCAACTGTGCATTGATGGGAAAGAAGAACGCGGTACGGGACGCAAAGCCGGTACTGATCAGGAGATCCGTAATCTGCAGACTCTGCATATCTACGATGCCTCCAATGGCGTCTGCATAGTCTCTCATCAGATCGACAGCAAAACCAATGAGATCCCCGCTGCCCAGGAAGCACTCAAAATGCTCCAACTCAAAAATGCCATCGTCACCTTTGATGCTCTGCACACGCAGACCAAAACCATCGGAATCATCATGGAGCGAGGCGGAAACTATGTTGGTGCCCTGAAGGGTAATCAGGGAAAATTGGCACTGGCTGCCGCTGAATCCTTCACGGAGAAGAATAAAGTCAGAATTCGAAAAGCTGGAAAGAATTATTACGAGACCACTGAAAAATCTCACAGTCAGATTGAAACCAGGCAGTTCTATATGACCAAGGCCATTGATCTGGATAAGGAGTGGCAGGGGCTTCGTAATTTCATCTGTTACGAGAAAAGGATATTCAGCACAATAACCGGCAAAGAGAGCACTGAAATCCGATACTATATCACCAGTCTCAATGATGTTGAACTCGGCGGAGACGCGATCCGGGGGCATTGGAGTGTGGAAAACCAGCTGCACTGGCATCTGGACTATACCTTCCACGAAGACGACAACACGACAGTGGATCGACAGGCGTTCACCAATTTGAGCATCCTCAATAAGATGGCCTTGTCCCTGTTCAAACTGGTCCAGCCACTGATGAAAAAGAACAGCAGTATCCGGCTTATCCGGAAGGATTTCTCCTGGGGATTCGAAGATAATCTGGCTAAGCTGCTCAATTCCTTTGACGAGAATGTCTTGAAAAACGCTTTAGAAAATGCAAATTTGAATAAAAAATAG
- a CDS encoding ISLre2 family transposase, giving the protein MPILTDFNSMFTSLRQGFDSRMASGTLTMDQVVQETHELTDRIAREQIQDYVQVLDERLRNSQLRKKDYSIERRNQTKTIATTAGPVVFDRTYFRDKKTNHHVCLVDRLLGLEPHQRISRELASCLLSSAKDISYQGTVERYASSGITSRTTVMNLVHRLGNIESSEGPLPQKKVVSRIYIEADEDHVAMQDGSNQQMRLIYVHEGQQSVGKRRKALMGVRRFAGFYKGNSDELWYEVFDYLNSAYEVDKIEEISLSGDGATWIKMGAQILPRCKLYLDKFHLEKALRQAATPIDSYKGTKDEYYWYLKDAISMDSLEDINTFFESAAGLPLKKTQEKKLGEMQTYLVSNWESIQNAAKSGYQGCSAEGHVSHVLSSRLSSRPMGWSTVGAENIARMRVFVLNGGDLMGYFAAKEKEKKKEARLLRLEKRIVKKSRVYPVKQGSISYATPHFGWYKS; this is encoded by the coding sequence ATGCCTATCTTAACAGATTTCAACTCAATGTTCACCTCTCTCAGACAAGGTTTTGATTCAAGAATGGCAAGCGGTACCCTCACCATGGATCAAGTGGTCCAGGAGACTCACGAGCTGACGGATCGGATTGCCCGTGAGCAGATCCAGGATTATGTTCAGGTACTCGATGAGCGCCTGAGGAACTCACAGTTACGGAAAAAGGATTACTCCATCGAACGGCGTAATCAAACAAAAACCATCGCTACTACAGCCGGACCTGTGGTCTTTGACCGGACGTACTTTCGGGATAAAAAGACTAATCACCATGTGTGTCTGGTGGATCGTCTTCTGGGCCTTGAGCCCCATCAGAGAATCAGCCGGGAACTAGCCTCGTGTCTTCTCTCCAGTGCTAAAGATATTTCTTACCAGGGGACGGTGGAGCGCTATGCAAGCAGCGGAATTACCAGCCGCACTACGGTAATGAATCTGGTCCATCGACTGGGGAACATTGAGTCTTCTGAGGGACCCCTGCCTCAGAAAAAAGTGGTATCTCGGATCTATATTGAGGCCGATGAGGATCATGTAGCTATGCAGGACGGTTCCAATCAGCAGATGCGGCTGATCTACGTCCATGAGGGGCAGCAGAGTGTCGGGAAGAGACGCAAGGCCTTAATGGGTGTACGTCGATTTGCAGGCTTCTACAAGGGCAACTCGGATGAACTGTGGTACGAAGTGTTCGATTACCTGAACTCGGCTTATGAGGTAGATAAGATCGAGGAAATCTCCTTATCAGGGGATGGGGCGACCTGGATCAAGATGGGTGCCCAGATTCTGCCTCGATGCAAGCTCTATCTGGATAAGTTCCACCTGGAAAAGGCCCTGCGCCAGGCGGCAACGCCGATTGATTCCTACAAAGGGACAAAGGATGAATATTACTGGTACCTCAAAGACGCCATCAGCATGGACTCCCTTGAGGACATCAACACATTCTTCGAATCAGCGGCGGGATTGCCGCTTAAAAAGACCCAGGAAAAGAAGTTAGGCGAGATGCAAACCTATCTTGTGTCCAACTGGGAATCGATCCAGAACGCGGCCAAGTCGGGCTATCAGGGCTGCAGTGCGGAAGGGCATGTCAGTCATGTGCTTTCCTCACGGTTATCTTCACGCCCGATGGGGTGGAGCACAGTAGGTGCTGAGAATATAGCGCGCATGCGAGTTTTCGTCCTCAATGGCGGGGATCTCATGGGCTACTTCGCTGCCAAAGAGAAAGAAAAGAAGAAGGAAGCCCGACTTTTGAGGCTGGAAAAACGGATCGTGAAGAAGAGCCGGGTCTACCCGGTAAAACAAGGTTCAATCAGCTATGCAACGCCTCATTTTGGGTGGTATAAATCGTAA
- the ychF gene encoding redox-regulated ATPase YchF, with product MKLGIVGLPNVGKSTLFNAITQAGAESANYPFCTIEPNVGVVAVPDERLDRLAEVYHSKKKVETAIEFYDIAGLVKGASKGEGLGNKFLSHIREVEAIVHVVRAFEDPNVVHVDGNVDPIRDIETINLELILADLEVLEKRMDKSLRQVRSGDKTAKVEYALMERIKAHLELEKPVRTLEFTPEEEEIVRQFFLITSKKVLYVANISEDDLAAGNLNNDMVEKIRNYAHQEGAGVIVVCAKLEEDMSGLSDAEKHEMLSEYGLKETGLDQLVKESYDLLGLMSFLTAGPMESRAWTIKKGTKAPQAAGKIHSDIERGFIRAEIVSFNDLIACGSEAHAKEKGLFRLEGKEYIMQDGDVVNFRFNV from the coding sequence ATGAAATTAGGAATCGTGGGGCTGCCCAATGTCGGGAAAAGCACCCTTTTTAATGCCATTACGCAGGCTGGCGCAGAGTCAGCCAATTATCCCTTTTGCACCATTGAACCCAATGTCGGTGTCGTCGCGGTGCCGGACGAGCGGCTGGACCGCCTGGCCGAGGTATATCATTCCAAAAAGAAAGTTGAAACGGCGATCGAGTTCTATGATATTGCCGGTCTGGTAAAAGGTGCTTCCAAAGGCGAAGGTTTGGGCAACAAGTTCCTGTCCCATATCCGTGAAGTCGAAGCCATTGTCCATGTCGTCCGGGCTTTTGAAGATCCCAATGTCGTTCATGTGGACGGCAACGTGGATCCGATCCGGGATATCGAGACCATCAATCTGGAACTGATTCTGGCCGATCTGGAAGTGCTGGAAAAACGCATGGATAAGTCCCTGCGCCAGGTCCGTTCAGGCGATAAGACGGCAAAGGTCGAGTATGCCCTGATGGAACGAATCAAGGCTCATCTGGAACTGGAGAAACCGGTCCGGACATTAGAATTCACACCGGAAGAGGAAGAGATTGTCCGCCAGTTTTTCCTGATCACTTCGAAAAAAGTTCTGTATGTCGCCAACATTTCCGAAGATGATCTGGCCGCAGGCAACCTGAATAATGACATGGTGGAAAAAATCAGAAACTATGCCCATCAGGAAGGGGCTGGCGTTATTGTCGTCTGCGCCAAGTTGGAAGAAGACATGTCCGGTCTGTCCGATGCCGAGAAACATGAAATGCTGTCAGAGTACGGATTAAAGGAAACCGGGCTGGACCAGCTGGTCAAGGAAAGCTATGACCTGCTGGGGCTGATGAGCTTCCTGACCGCCGGACCCATGGAATCCAGAGCCTGGACCATCAAGAAAGGCACCAAAGCGCCCCAGGCAGCCGGAAAAATTCATTCCGATATCGAACGAGGCTTCATTCGGGCCGAAATTGTTTCCTTCAATGATCTCATTGCCTGCGGCTCGGAAGCCCATGCCAAAGAGAAGGGGCTGTTCCGCCTGGAAGGCAAGGAATACATCATGCAGGACGGCGATGTGGTGAACTTCCGGTTCAACGTCTAG
- a CDS encoding CPBP family intramembrane metalloprotease: MTEYFKKIGIGKFILMFLLSIGLSVALLIPYTMTQMAEGEILMTGSWEIFLSSLGLYLGIMIFIWGLSLTREDRQRILTPAPAHSPKRFGFYLAPFLLALPVNVIYVLFLERFFPSFLERMMEAGNLPENFMSSPDPVSLLLLFLSVVVMAPIVEEIAFRGVLYNLLNKTLPLWVSAPISSVIFGILHGTTFLQTAIIGLVLAFIYQITGDLKVAIIGHAVNNAVAFGQAILLSTGVLVEGEPSEMILGGVLLVLGVVMVIASIRYLRHHSLRSIFNDRAPVYKHEIWASRQYQELEGYQE, encoded by the coding sequence ATGACAGAATATTTTAAGAAAATTGGGATCGGGAAATTCATTCTGATGTTCCTGCTGAGTATCGGCCTGAGCGTAGCCCTGTTAATTCCCTATACCATGACTCAGATGGCAGAAGGGGAAATCCTCATGACCGGATCCTGGGAAATCTTCCTATCCTCGCTGGGACTTTATCTTGGCATTATGATCTTTATCTGGGGACTGAGCCTGACCAGGGAAGACCGTCAGCGCATTCTGACACCAGCGCCCGCCCACAGCCCCAAGCGGTTTGGCTTTTATCTGGCACCGTTTCTGCTGGCTCTGCCGGTGAATGTGATCTATGTTCTGTTTCTGGAACGGTTTTTTCCCAGCTTTCTGGAACGGATGATGGAGGCCGGCAATCTGCCGGAAAATTTCATGAGTTCCCCGGATCCGGTCTCCCTGTTGCTGTTGTTTTTATCTGTAGTTGTCATGGCACCGATCGTGGAGGAAATCGCCTTTCGCGGCGTCCTTTACAATCTATTAAATAAAACCCTGCCCTTGTGGGTATCAGCCCCGATCAGTTCCGTTATTTTCGGTATCCTTCATGGAACGACCTTTCTGCAGACTGCAATCATCGGACTGGTGCTGGCCTTCATTTATCAAATCACCGGTGATCTGAAAGTTGCCATCATCGGACATGCGGTGAACAATGCAGTTGCCTTTGGTCAGGCGATCCTGCTGTCCACCGGAGTTCTGGTGGAAGGAGAGCCGAGTGAAATGATTCTGGGCGGTGTCCTTCTGGTACTCGGTGTGGTCATGGTAATCGCGTCAATCCGTTACCTCAGACATCATTCGCTTCGGTCCATTTTCAATGACCGTGCTCCGGTTTACAAGCATGAGATCTGGGCCAGCCGGCAATATCAGGAGCTGGAGGGTTATCAGGAATAA
- a CDS encoding DUF503 domain-containing protein, with translation MVIACGVFRLKLHTAYSLKDKRMVTKSIIDRVRNKFNASCSETGLNDSIRDIEISISVINSSKVVAENEAARISDYIYNHAEAELIGENIEIIYI, from the coding sequence GTGGTAATCGCATGCGGAGTATTCCGACTGAAGCTGCATACGGCTTATTCGCTCAAGGACAAACGGATGGTGACAAAGTCTATCATTGATCGGGTCCGGAACAAATTCAATGCCTCCTGTTCCGAAACCGGACTGAACGATTCCATCCGGGACATCGAGATATCCATCTCGGTGATCAACTCCTCCAAGGTGGTAGCTGAGAATGAAGCTGCCCGGATCAGTGATTACATCTATAACCACGCCGAAGCCGAACTGATCGGCGAGAACATCGAGATTATCTATATCTGA
- a CDS encoding MarR family transcriptional regulator, which translates to MFICDISVFNRYGKIKLDQMLAPVSLDWRQLVVLFVLEQRPGISQAKLKPFLQTDKANVTKLLQAMEHEKLIHRTPDEKDQRNKLCFLTEAGEEQLPALHRILAEWESACFAGLTAAEREELERLNSIIIKNLVGEWSQDN; encoded by the coding sequence ATGTTTATTTGTGATATCAGTGTGTTTAATCGATATGGAAAAATAAAGCTGGATCAGATGCTGGCTCCGGTCAGCCTGGACTGGCGGCAACTGGTGGTATTGTTCGTTCTGGAGCAGCGGCCCGGAATTTCCCAGGCGAAGCTGAAGCCCTTTCTGCAGACCGACAAGGCCAATGTAACCAAGCTGCTTCAAGCCATGGAGCATGAGAAACTGATCCATCGGACACCGGATGAAAAGGACCAGCGCAACAAGCTGTGCTTCCTGACGGAAGCGGGGGAAGAACAGCTGCCGGCTCTTCACCGGATCCTGGCTGAGTGGGAATCGGCCTGCTTTGCCGGTCTGACCGCTGCGGAGCGGGAGGAACTGGAACGGCTCAATTCCATCATTATCAAAAACCTGGTGGGGGAGTGGAGTCAGGACAACTAG
- the mraZ gene encoding division/cell wall cluster transcriptional repressor MraZ, producing the protein MLIGEHWHTIDPKNRIMIPTKLRNELGSPFMLTKGLDHCLYAFPMAAWEQFQETLAQLPGNRNEARRYKRFFLAGATQVEMDKQGRALIPIHLVEFGNLVNEVVTIGMQDKLEIWSRESWDQYQNEELDMDELAERMADLGL; encoded by the coding sequence ATGCTGATTGGTGAGCACTGGCATACCATCGACCCGAAAAATCGAATCATGATCCCGACCAAGCTTCGCAATGAGCTGGGTTCTCCCTTCATGCTGACCAAGGGGCTGGACCACTGCCTCTATGCTTTCCCCATGGCGGCCTGGGAACAGTTCCAGGAGACTTTGGCTCAACTGCCGGGGAATCGCAATGAAGCCCGCCGCTACAAGCGGTTTTTCCTGGCCGGTGCCACCCAGGTGGAAATGGACAAACAGGGCCGAGCCCTGATTCCGATTCATCTGGTGGAGTTTGGCAATCTGGTCAATGAAGTCGTCACCATCGGCATGCAGGACAAGCTGGAAATCTGGTCCAGGGAAAGCTGGGATCAGTACCAGAATGAAGAACTGGATATGGATGAACTGGCGGAAAGGATGGCTGATTTAGGGCTATGA
- the rsmH gene encoding 16S rRNA (cytosine(1402)-N(4))-methyltransferase RsmH produces the protein MEFKHKSVLLSEAIRGLNIKPDGIYVDCTLGGGGHSSEILRHLPQGRLIAIDQDLEALRHARERLSDHDNVTYVHDNFENLAAIIDEHAPDGVDGILMDLGVSSYQLDNPDRGFSYMNDAPLDMRMDQEAEMTAYDVVNAYTENDLYRIIKEYGEERFASRIARYIVRAREEGPITSTFALNEIIKRAIPAKDRRVGPHPSKRTFQAIRIEVNRELTILKKTIEAGIARLKPGGRYAIITFHSLEDRIVKNVFREQADPCTCPRHLPCVCGKVPVVSLVSRKAIEPGHDELGENPRSRSAKLRLCEKLPAAPPASDNT, from the coding sequence ATGGAATTCAAGCACAAAAGCGTATTATTGTCCGAGGCGATCCGAGGGTTGAACATCAAACCGGATGGCATTTATGTGGACTGTACTTTAGGGGGCGGGGGACATTCCTCTGAAATTCTCCGACATTTGCCGCAAGGCCGGCTCATCGCCATCGACCAGGATCTGGAAGCCCTGAGGCACGCCAGAGAACGGCTCAGTGACCATGACAATGTCACCTACGTCCATGACAACTTTGAGAATCTGGCAGCCATCATCGATGAGCACGCACCCGACGGCGTCGACGGGATCCTGATGGATCTGGGCGTTTCCTCCTATCAGCTGGATAATCCGGACCGGGGGTTCTCCTATATGAACGATGCCCCGCTGGACATGCGCATGGATCAGGAAGCCGAAATGACCGCCTATGATGTGGTCAACGCCTATACCGAGAACGATCTCTACCGCATTATTAAAGAATACGGCGAAGAGCGGTTTGCCTCCCGCATTGCCCGCTACATCGTTCGGGCTCGGGAAGAAGGTCCGATTACCTCAACCTTCGCCCTCAATGAAATCATCAAACGCGCCATACCGGCCAAGGACCGCAGAGTGGGCCCGCACCCCTCCAAGCGAACGTTCCAGGCCATCCGCATTGAAGTCAACCGGGAACTGACCATATTAAAGAAAACCATCGAGGCGGGCATTGCCCGGCTCAAACCCGGCGGACGATACGCCATCATCACATTCCATTCGCTGGAGGATCGGATCGTGAAGAATGTCTTCAGAGAACAGGCCGATCCCTGTACCTGTCCCAGACACCTCCCATGTGTCTGCGGCAAAGTACCCGTCGTTTCACTGGTTTCCCGCAAAGCCATTGAACCGGGCCATGATGAATTGGGGGAAAACCCGCGCTCGCGCAGTGCCAAACTGAGGCTCTGCGAAAAACTTCCAGCGGCACCGCCAGCCAGCGACAACACATAG